A region of the Penicillium psychrofluorescens genome assembly, chromosome: 6 genome:
ATGTTGGTTGGCTGCAGAGATAGACTTGCGAGAATTGACCGTGCTGATTCGTACGTCACCGCATACGCCAATGTGCATAATGCCTCCACCCTCTCTAATACAAACCGGGTCTTATGCATCTCCGACGGTTTAACGAACGGCGGATAAATCATCTCCCCACGATGCTTAAATGGTGGTACCGTCGGATCGTCCGGGATCTGGTACACATAGCTTGCATCCCTGGTGCGCATTGCGCAGGCTCCTAGCCACAAAACTTCCCAGTCGTCGCCGTAGGGAGAATGGGGCGAGGACGAGTTCGTATTTTGAAGCGCGCGTGCTCCGCGGGAAAATTCTATCAATTGTGCTCTGATTGTTACGTCCCAGTCGATGTCGTCTTCGAAGATAAGAGCTGTACTAATACCGTCGGCCACGATCCTATGGATTTGAAGTAAAATTAGCTTAATGAAAGTTACTGTGAATAGTTCAGAAAAGGGATATACTTTTGTAGTACGTTGAGATGTGCGCGCCAGGCGCCAAGCTCTGCTGGATTATTTCGACGTTTGTCCCATCCCTGACGTTATGAGAAACCAACGATTAATCGGGTCAGAAAATATCCACATACTGCCGGATACGCTTTTTCATTTATGTCCTTCCACCGGACACCCTCGATCCACTCCAGTTTCATGCCCGATAACGACGCGCCGATGGTCATGGCATCGCGCTTGTCCATGCGGTCCTCAAAGCCAATGGCGAATACTCGCTCGAACTGTTGAAACCGGCAGTGTTCAGTATATCTTTCTCCATGTGCTGGTGCAAGGGTGCAGCGCCTACACCAAGAGTCGCATTCGAAATTTCGCCAAGTGACTTCTCAATCTCCCATTCCGACTCATCATCAGCAATTGTCGTGGCACTGGTTGACGTCATTCCACCATCTATCGCGTCGCTGAAGTCGAGGACGCGCCATAATATCAGGCCGGCTAGAAATGTGAGGATTATGACGGAGGTTTGTCGACTCCGCATACCGATGTAAAGACTCTTGAGTTCTGTTCCCGAGGAAAGGGGCGAACATGTTAAGTTTTGAAGGTGAAGCCGACGTATGGGGCTGGAAATAGCGCGTCCAGAAATAGATTGGCGGCAGAGGGGCGGGAAAATTGGCCGGCAATGAACTCTAACCACGCGTCTACAGTATCTCTGAAGGACATCCGGGAGAGCATTTTAAAACTACGAGAGAGGTATATTAACTAGCAAAATAAGTTCTCCATTGATCTGGTGACCTACAATTATCTTTAATGTACTCGAAGTTGCAGGATTCGAGATTGCCCCTGAGTCGAACGACGGAGCTGGCGAGGACGGCCATACGGCATCTCATGCACCCTGTGTAGTAAGTCAAGCTTAGCAAGGAACATAAATATGAGCAAACAGAGAATATACTGCTGATTTAGACACAAATACTAATCACTCTAGCATGGATCTTCAAGACCAACAAACTAGCCAAGGTGTTAAGCTAAACACTGGGTCATAGGTGAGCCTGTATCAGGATTAACCTCATCCTTTGTTATGAATGGTGCCCTCGACAAAGGCTGTATAACAGTAAAATCCTAGAGACGTTCGTCCAATTGCAGTTTGTCCGAGCAGTCTAAGGCGATTGACTACCCTAAGCATATTCACTAGTAAAGTCTATCCAGTAGTCAGAACTGACAACGATGtaaacgatggtattcagtctagTTATCATGCTTGAATTTATAAGAGacagaaagcggaaaaagACTAATagaatgtggaaattgcactAGACGCCTAAATtaggtgatcaggatgcggtAGATagatcctagtaaattactacTGTAGTGGAAATTCCACCCTGACATGaaccaaaaaacaaaaggagaTGCGTCGTATACGCGCTAAAATTGGGGCGGTTTCGCTAGACTAATCCTACAGACTGGTatttttccccctcctcccccccccctctcttgATCAACATCAATTACACACCCAAGGCAGCTATCACAATTATGGCTGAGGTCCACGGTTCTTGCGATACAGCCTTCGACTCAGTGCGCGATCTTTTCCAACAACGGATTGTCGATGGTCCTGAGGTTGGCGCTTCCCTGTGCGTCAATATTGATGGGAAAAGTGTCCTGGACCTTTGGGGTGGTTACGCAGATGCCGAAAAGACCAAACCATGGGATAAAAACACGATTACTGGAATATGGTCATGTACCAAGATTCCCACCTCTCTGGCGGCATATCTCCTCATTGACCGCGGCCTTTTGGATGTGAATGAGAAAGTAGCAGGCTATTGGCCTGAATTTGCGGCCAATGGTAAAGAGAATGTTACAGTCTCCCAGCTTCTCAGCCACAGCTCTGGAGTTTTTGCCTTTGATACACCAACTACTCTCGAGGAAATGCAAGATGTTGAGAAGTCAACTCAGCGGTTGGCACAACAAGCTCCTTGGATTGCCCCGGGCTCCCAAAGCGCATACCAACTTACCTGCCATGGTCATCTAGTAGGCGCGCTTGTACAACGAATCACTGGGAAGCCGTTGGCTCAGTTTATTGCTGATGAGATTGCCAAGCCTTTAGGGGCTGACTTTCAGATCGGTTTGCCTGAGAAAGATTGGTCCCGAACGGCTGATGTGATTTCATTCCCACCGGAAGCTGCGGCTGGCCTTCGCAATCTTGATCCTACTAGTCTTGCAGCTCGTGGTTTTGCAGGGTCTTTGATGATTCCGACTATTCATAACGAGCCTGTTTTCAGAAAGTCTGAGAACGGAGCCATAGGCGGATTCTCAAATGCTCGTGCCCTAGTACGTATTGGAGATATCGTCTCACTGGATGGTTCTGTTGATGGGAAGCAATATCTTCGTCCTCAGACCCTCGATGAGGTGACGAGGGAGCGAGTGAGAGGGCCCGATCCATGTCTCATGGGTAATGTACGCTTCGCTCTCGGATTTGGCCTGCCATGGACCGACAGCATACTACCCATTgttccagaagaagatggcgtTTCGTTTTGGTCGGGCTGGGGAGGATCTTTGGTGATAATGGACCGTCGTCGACGGATCACGATCTCATATGTCATGAACCAAATGGAGCTCAGTGTGACCAGCAACTCGAACTTCAACTTGTATCTGCCTGAGATCTACAAAGCCATCGAGCGATATACGAAGCAGTGAGGCTTCGGTATGAGGAAAGGGCTTCCACAAATTTGACATCAAAATATTGTCACATGCATATCAATGTCGATAAACATTGCAATATCAATTGATTGAATGGCTATGGTACTTAAGACATGAGCTACGTTTTCGAGACTAGAGCAACATCGCAACATTCTGGATTGTTATCCTGTACTTATAACATACCAAATGAAGAATAGAACCCGAAACGAAACCGAGATGATGCAAATGCATCACGGATGAAGACGGACCCGCCAGGCAGAAGTCTTGGCTGTTGGCGCTGTCATTTTTTTCCCAGTGGAAAACCAGTTAAGGAAGTAAGGGTTCGTCCGCCACGCGTCTCCACCAGAATCACCATCACGGCCTTGTTTTGCGCCATGGGGCGAATCCTCGAATACTTCTTggtatttttctttttattttgCGGCATAACAATTATACGAACAGTCCCCATTCTATACCAATATCAAACTCGTTCGAATGTGAAGAAGCAAActgcttctttttttcagGTTCGGCAGTAGATAGGTCAGTTATATCCCGCCAATCAAGTCAAGTCCGACGATTTTTTCGGCCCAGCCAAAGGCTGAGCGAACCCGAAATTTATCTGACCTGGAAACCCCTGTAGTGCTTGCTGACATATCATTACGCTGTCAATTCTCACCATGGATATTATCTCTCCTTCTGAACTCCCCTTTCATCTTGCAGAGAGATGATTGCTATGCGCTATGCGCATACCACAGCTACTCCGATGGCTTACGCCGAGAAGAATATTCTTCTTGTGTATGGCCTTGGCATTTGCTAAGCTTATGCACTTGTTCGTTCAAGAAAATGCGCCGAGAATTGCAGAGCGCGCGGATGGCACTGTTGAACATCGTCGCCAGACGGTTGAGGGGCTGGTCAGTCTAACTAACGATTACGTGTCGAAAACAAAAACCGCGACTTCCAGCGTCGGCGTGGTCCTCGCGTCCATCCATACCGACAACTTGGAATGGCTGCTCGACTACTGTAAGGAAACGTGAGTCGCCCTCTTGACCTCAACGATGTGGAATCTTCTAACAGCGATCGCAGTGGCAGCACACCTTTTCTGTACTCCGGCGAACGACTCCCCGAAGCTGGCCTCCTTGTTCCTCCCACTCTCCGCGGTCGCGAATCGCCCGCCTATCTCTCCTACATCGTTGACTTTTACGACCATCTTCCCGACTACTCCCTTTTCGTCCACGCCTCCCCGGACCAGTGGCATAATGACCTGTTCGGACCCCTCACCTCAAATACCCTGAAAGTCCTCCGGTTTGAAACTGTCGATGTGCGCGGCTACGTCAACCTTCGCTGCGAACACAATCCAGGCTGTCCGACAGGTGTattccctctttctccatctgACGCCGATATCGAAAAGGGCGACATTCGCGCATATTTTGCCCTGGCCTATGAACAAATCTTCAACGTGACCCGTGAGCAAGTTCCAGGCGAGCTTGGAAATGTCTGCTGCGGTCAGTTTGCCGTGACTCGCGAACGGATCCAGGCACGGCCCAAGGAGGACTATGAAAGGATATTGAAGTGGGCGGCCACGACAGAATTGACAGATGATTTCGGGGTGGGATGGGTGCTTGAAAAACTCTGGCATATCCTTTTTGGCATGGACCCTGTGTAGTAAGTTTTGCTTTTCCTCCCCCAAGCACGTTGAGACCCCTTTCCTAACGGTTTCCCTTCAGCTGTCCTCGCTATGAACAATGCCGCTGTGATAATTATGGGTGGTGCGGGCCATTGTCGACAGGAGAGACATTGAAGGCTGTGACGAAGCAAAGCCGTTAGAAGCATTGGAACTTGATACAGATACCTAGAAATGAAAAGAGCATATATGGGCACAAATGATCTTGCTAACGACTCCAAGTGTCTCGAGTCTCGCTGACAGCCACGTAAACAGCTTTTTTTCAACTTTTTTACCATGCACCTAAGAATTGAATACCGTCTCAGCGGCAGCACTGACTGTTTCATTCGATACTTCCCATTTTGATCGGTTAGTTTTCGTTTCATTACCAGCAGCTGTCTTCGTCCACCAGTTACATGGGCCCTGGTGGCTGGCCCCTGTGGCTGGTATCGCGTACATGCTTCGTCTCTCTGAACCGGCCTGGACATTGCGCTTACATCTGATAGTAACTCCTCTCCGCTCGACAGACATACTGGGTCTAGAACACTTCAGCCGGAACATAGGCCTGGAAATATGCCAAGACTGTCAAGAATCTTTGAGCAAATGACCTGCCAGAAAGTCCCCACTGACGGTAACTCTACGCACGCGAGTTGCCGCAGGCATGTTCTATCAAGGGGTCCGGAATGTGGCATCGCAATCAGCACCCAATCTAGGGATGTCGGGCATTAAGTTCAAATCTTCTTCGCGCCAATGGCAATTTCAAAGGAACGGAGGTGGAACTACATGTATGATAGCATAGACGTTTCTATTTCTTGGGGCAGAGAAGTCTGGGGAAATTTATAAATAGTGATAATTTTCGCATTGCCCAGTCAAACCACCAACACAGCGGCAAGGCGTGTCCAAGGTATCAGTTCAAAACATCGAACTGAAGGAAGCTCACAATAATAGTTCCACCGCAGAAATTCCTCTGACTCAATCAATATAGACGCAATAAAATACAACCTTCCAACTTTGAAGACCAGCTCTGACTTCGGCCCGTGGATAATGTGTATGATCAAATATTTATGTCATCCTAATCTGGAAACAGATGGACAGATTCAAACCTCTGGCAAGAATGTTCGGATACTTGGCATTGGAATGACAGCCGCTCATTGCCTTATTAGGCCAGCCATCGAATCTTCCCAGACACAATTGCCTGCCTCTGATTCGTCGAGCTGCAGTGCGTAGTGCATATCATTCCTTCCAGCCGTAAGTCGGCATCTAGACTTTGCCGATTGCAGTCCCTCTTCAGCGGATAGTGACTGCGTTGTATAGAGGCATATGGATGCCAAAGCTGTAGTGATGACCTTTGGATTAATGTACTGGATCATGGTGGTCGCCACCAATTCTTGAGGTAAGCTAATCATATTTCGAGTTTTGATATACAATAAAGAAAAATTAGCAACATGAAACTGGATATCATTCCCAAACTTGGTATCCCGCTAATCCAATCAAGAAAGCAGACACTTGACACATCAAAGATGGCTTCTGCTCCGAGAGGCATCACGAATATCAAGCTCTTTGCGCAATACAAAGGCACCGAGTTCAGCAATCATATCAACCGAAAAACTTGTTCTCATGACCTTCAAGTATGCCGTGGCTTTGATTATTTTTAGTTCTCTCCTGTTCACTGTATACTCTGCCGGATGCGGCAAACAGGAAAGTCTAGCTCCCCCGTTGCCCAGGGCAATCCACGTCCAGGGATTCGACGAAGACGGAAAGTCATATTGCTTTCAGCTAACATCCTAGTATAGTAGAATGTGTAGACTTATTTAAGTGTCTTAGTTTCCCATCCCCAATTCTCAAATAAGAAACAACTCTTATCCatattttttcttcctgaacAGAAGAACCATCCCCGAAAGGGATCAACACAAGGTCATACACAATCACAACTTCTACCGGACAAATCGTCGGTCACCATCCCTTCCAAAATGCAGTTCTCCAACACCGCCGCGCTGGCCGTCGCCTTCCTCGCCACCTCCGGCCTCGCCGCTCCTTTCTTCACCCCGACGAGTGTCACCGTCCAGCTTGCCAACGACCAGTCCGGCGCCAATGCCGACATCGCCGTCCCCGCTGATGGTCGGGCCTACTTCATTGAACAGCTCTACGGCAGTACCGCTGTTGCTGAGGACGGCCTTATCATTGCCTCGAGCGCCCAGGTTGTCTCATTCCAGGAGGGAACTTCCTGCACGATTACCGGGCTGTCTAGCCCCAGCGTGACTCTGGACTCCCGGAAGACCTGGGAGTCGTTTGGTGGCGTCGTGGACTTGTGCTCCGCCACTATTACTTGTGTTTGCGAGGGCATGTAATGGAGTATGATGGGGTATAGTTAGGTTGGAGAATAATGGTTTTGTTTGGAgggttttctttgtttgcATTCTTGGTTTGGACTACTTGTTTATAGCATAATACATTAGATAATTACATGATAACCTGTGTTTGGTTTTATTTTTCCGTTTCCGGCTCTATGTTTCCCCCCTTTTACGCATTTGGCTGTCACCTCAATCAAGGGACCATGCACGAAAAGATCCAGTTGTGGATAGTATTCAAGTTTTATTTCAACACTAGAAGTATACAGCACCGTTAGATGTGCATATACAGCTGGCTGCGTCGATCTAATATCTGTTTCGTTCACCCTTTTGGCTATCTCGTGTCCAAAGCCTACAGTATGTGCCATCGGCCGTGAATCATGGATAGCAATGAGATCCTGATCACTCTCACCGAATTATCACGATCCTCGTCGCATTTCCTACTTTGTAATAGTCGATTATTAGTTGGTTCCGCCTCCTGAATTGTTGGGCATTCCTCGATTTACTCTAATCAAAGATTTACTCGTTCCTGGTTAGCACTGCCATTTTGGGAAATCGTGAACTCCTCAAGAAAGGCATTTATCCGCAGATCATTATTCGGTAGCGtgggagatgaagaagtcaaaaaggaagagagcgttgaagaagaggaagcagaagaagagtgtGATTCCAGTACAAACGGTGTACAGTtgtggtgcctgaggcgCCCAAGCGGCAGGCTGATTGTCGATCACCGGATGTTCcccgtctcttcttttcaacaCCCTCTACTTCCTTCCTTCGAGCGtctcatcctcaaccacGCCAATGCTCAGAGCTTTGACAGCTGCCGCTCCGTCGGCGCGGCTCCTCCCTGGGCCTGCGGCCTCAATAACAGCTGCTTCAAGGTTCGCTTTCAGCGCAGCACATGTCCCAGTACGACATTCACCATTCATTCCCACCACGACCTCATATCGCCAGTGCCCAGACCAAGCTGACAATTCCCCTTTAGAACAACACAGCAACCTTCCTAATCCGCCCCGCTACAATCCCCCAATTGTCGCGCGCCTTCACATCCACTTCACCGACACGCTCCTCATCACCCTTCCGCCTCGCCTCAAACAAGAAACCCACTCCCACTTCCTCAGCCGAAACCGAACCCTTCACAGAAGACATCTACAGCGCCTACAAACCAAAGCGCCAATGGCCCCCAGACATGTCGAAGCTCTCCCAGAAACACCAGTTCCGGCTCGAACGCAAGTACCGCCGGCGCGCGGCGCTGAAGTACGCGCGGCCGAAGTTCATCAAGGGCGTCACCCTGGCGCAGTGGGTGATTATTGGATGTAAGTCTATTTGCTTTACATTGTATAACTCGATTGCTGCCAGGCTGTCAGGTGTTACATTTACAATGCATGAGAATGAGAATTGAGGCTGACAAGGATGTTCCGTCTTAGTTGTCGCTATCTATGCGATCCTGTTCATGGATTGGGATACGAGGGAGACGCCATTTGACGGGGTGAgtttttcccttttttttgtcttcatttcattccattccattccattTCCCCTCTCTGGGAACTACATTACGTTATGTGCGAGGTCTAATccgttttttttttcttttccagctTCGAGAGCGCGTCTTCTCCAGTTTCGGGTCTGTGTTTTCCAGTCCAGCACCCCCTAGCCCGGTGCGCAAGACCGTTGAAAATAATAGCTCGGCCTCGCGGAGTGAGTCGGAGTAAAGTGATACCATCGTGTATATCATGGACTATACCATAACCAATCCTGAGTGGTTACTATATATCCTCAGGACCGTTTTGTACAATACTACTGAGATTCCCAACTTGCATGGACATTGGAACGAAGGAAAAAGGACTTCAATAACGAAATTCCGTACGATTCATTCAGCCTTCATCTCTGTCATCGGTCATGAGCAAGTCCAGTTGTGGGATACAGGTGTGCCTGTCAGTGTAGCGCTGACATCAAAGGAGGTCCATATAGATCACTCTCCTCCGTGCAGGTCACCCATTGTTGTATCCCCAAATCTGACTTCGTCATATCATATCTGTCTGCCAGGATTTCCCTGGACAAAACAttaaaaagaaaatgcaATCCAACGCCAAAAATGCCAACGCCAGtccaaaagaaaagaaactcCCTCCAAAAGAGGTCGTAGCAAAAACAGATCGAGGGAATGGAAGAATCCCTTCCCTCGAAGCATCAAATCGTGACGCAAAGTCATGTCAAAATACAACAAGAAGAGAActttaaaaaaaaaaaaaaaaaagaaaagaaacctaggaagaagagaggaaatTCGTCAAATAATAGAGCGGGAGAGATATTCCCTGTGCTCAAAGCCAGCTGCGCAGGTCGCTTGACGGGGTCGTCGGGCTTTTGGCAGGGCTGTTGTTGGAAACATCAAGAACCAGCTCCAGCTTGGGCGGCATCTCATCTAGGAAACCCTTCTTGGGACTGCCGGGAGCAGGCTTTTTGGGAGACTTGGTCGGCGAGCCTGGAGCACTGCTGCGAGGCGGGCCCTCGCGAACGAGCGTGTATGGCCAGCCATCGTCTGCAGCGGCAGCCACCCAGGTGCGGAGACAGTCGTGCACAGCAGAATAGAATTTCTCCTTGCAGGTGCGCAGGCTGCAGCCCATGACCTTCTCGAATCCCGAAGCGCGCAGCTCGTCGCGCAGCTGATTGCGCTCATCGACAGTAGGCAGCGAGGCGATCATCCCGTTCAGAAGATCCAGGTGTGCAGCGAGATAATTGGTAGCATCCCACTCAACACCGCCGACATACGGTGCCGCTGGCAcaggagggcgaggagggggAAAGTGTTGCTCGCGGAAGGGGCGTGTGTCCGTTGATGGTTTCTCGGTGAAGGGGTCATTATTGGACTTCTTAGCCAGCGGGATCACGTTCAAGTGGTGCAGGAAGATCCAAAAGACTTCTTTGGTCACGTTGGTGACTTCCTTGCACCACACGCGGTAAGGCCGCGACTGGTAgatgttggcgatgaaggcCACTGGCTGGTTTTCCTCTGTCGGTGAGGGATCGCGCAGGTAGGAGAGGAGCTGCTTTGCCTTATTGGCAGCCGCCTCGCCGGACGGTGCCACAGAGAGCTGGGTGAATAAAAGGTTGATAATGATACTCCGGGTGGTGAACTCGCTGGGgcccttcttttcctcgtcgAAGAGCATCTTCAGCAACGCAGGGAAGAGCTCGCTTTCGATCTCTGTCAGACGCGCCAAAGCCACAGACGTGGTGCAAAGGCCCTTCAGGCAGAGCAGTGCCTCGTGAAGGAGCGTGTCCTCATGGTCCGCTCTAGCGAAAAAGAATTAGCCACAGCCATAATACTAAAGGTAAAGGGCTCAAATACCGCCATTCCACTTTCATAATGCGGTAGAGAAGCTGTACGATCTCATGCATTCCTCCATCTGCAATAAAGCTGTCGACCCAGCTGACAGTCTCGTTGCGCAGAAGGAGACGTAGTTTATGAATCTTTCCTATTTCAATCATTTCCGGCTTCTGAATCTCTCGTAGATAGTGCACAAAGTCGGACGGGTCTGCTGCAGTGTCCACCGCTGCGAcctgagagagagaagtggTCGATGCAGCGGGCGTCAGAGTCGTATAGACGCCCACGGGCTGAGAGAAATCTACAGATTTGGGACGGTGATGGAAACTTGCGCTCTCTGGTCGAGGCTTCTTGGTAGGCGATGAAGAGCCTTTGCCAAAGTTGAAGCCGCGGCTTCTGGATCGTGAGCGTGAGCTTTTGCGATCCTGAGATCCCTTCTCCTTAGACTCGTTTccccggcctcggcggctATCCGCCGCGCCGCCGGCGCTGTGAGGCGTAACATTTTCTGTGCGATCCTTTTGGATGAAGTCGGCCTTGATATTCGTATCAAGAGACCGCATC
Encoded here:
- a CDS encoding uncharacterized protein (ID:PFLUO_009072-T1.cds;~source:funannotate); the encoded protein is MRSRQTSVIILTFLAGLILWRVLDFSDAIDGGMTSTSATTIADDESEWEIEKSLGEISNATLGFERVFAIGFEDRMDKRDAMTIGASLSGMKLEWIEGVRWKDINEKAYPAGWDKRRNNPAELGAWRAHLNVLQKIVADGISTALIFEDDIDWDVTIRAQLIEFSRGARALQNTNSSSPHSPYGDDWEVLWLGACAMRTRDASYVYQIPDDPTVPPFKHRGEMIYPPFVKPSEMHKTRFVLERVEALCTLAYAVTYESARSILASLSLQPTNMAFDVSMNHLCMNKDLRCLGSYPVLFNTWRKEGTNAHDSDIHDDWEDVWHEKWSKGITYSTMLNVWNLIGGGKTVQAQYPEVSPQWIEFEKLEIPRGKLETYELTLGELTA
- a CDS encoding uncharacterized protein (ID:PFLUO_009073-T1.cds;~source:funannotate), giving the protein MAEVHGSCDTAFDSVRDLFQQRIVDGPEVGASLCVNIDGKSVLDLWGGYADAEKTKPWDKNTITGIWSCTKIPTSLAAYLLIDRGLLDVNEKVAGYWPEFAANGKENVTVSQLLSHSSGVFAFDTPTTLEEMQDVEKSTQRLAQQAPWIAPGSQSAYQLTCHGHLVGALVQRITGKPLAQFIADEIAKPLGADFQIGLPEKDWSRTADVISFPPEAAAGLRNLDPTSLAARGFAGSLMIPTIHNEPVFRKSENGAIGGFSNARALVRIGDIVSLDGSVDGKQYLRPQTLDEVTRERVRGPDPCLMGNVRFALGFGLPWTDSILPIVPEEDGVSFWSGWGGSLVIMDRRRRITISYVMNQMELSVTSNSNFNLYLPEIYKAIERYTKQ
- a CDS encoding uncharacterized protein (ID:PFLUO_009074-T1.cds;~source:funannotate), giving the protein MALAFAKLMHLFVQENAPRIAERADGTVEHRRQTVEGLVSLTNDYVSKTKTATSSVGVVLASIHTDNLEWLLDYCKETGSTPFLYSGERLPEAGLLVPPTLRGRESPAYLSYIVDFYDHLPDYSLFVHASPDQWHNDLFGPLTSNTLKVLRFETVDVRGYVNLRCEHNPGCPTGVFPLSPSDADIEKGDIRAYFALAYEQIFNVTREQVPGELGNVCCGQFAVTRERIQARPKEDYERILKWAATTELTDDFGVGWVLEKLWHILFGMDPV
- a CDS encoding uncharacterized protein (ID:PFLUO_009075-T1.cds;~source:funannotate), with amino-acid sequence MQFSNTAALAVAFLATSGLAAPFFTPTSVTVQLANDQSGANADIAVPADGRAYFIEQLYGSTAVAEDGLIIASSAQVVSFQEGTSCTITGLSSPSVTLDSRKTWESFGGVVDLCSATITCVCEGM
- a CDS encoding uncharacterized protein (ID:PFLUO_009076-T1.cds;~source:funannotate) produces the protein MLRALTAAAPSARLLPGPAASITAASRFAFSAAHVPNNTATFLIRPATIPQLSRAFTSTSPTRSSSPFRLASNKKPTPTSSAETEPFTEDIYSAYKPKRQWPPDMSKLSQKHQFRLERKYRRRAALKYARPKFIKGVTLAQWVIIGFVAIYAILFMDWDTRETPFDGLRERVFSSFGSVFSSPAPPSPVRKTVENNSSASRSESE
- a CDS encoding uncharacterized protein (ID:PFLUO_009077-T1.cds;~source:funannotate) encodes the protein MAPSDNSGPQIFDDASRAPNKSSMFRAIMKPHKRNQSADDAITSRPLPRSKPSDTIPMPFGEEVTLPPDQLPLGEIAPNRDAGVSALPTPKSSKEAVGPGHKKTKSAVSLKSLRNYMERKDSKSEEPGNEGSKEHKPKKTKSSTSLSAMLKRSQRGRKPDDSKQSRDKENRSPTDLIDNMPSPIWAQESTPASRSSSQQPAVHMRRSVAEEMSLYTPKGYSPAQQRNFYDYHQPSLTRVPDAKPRPKSDNLSGNLKIKDFLGTLQRGPSGESDASNSSKGHGSDKATAREDSNPKRLSRVQAAISAFNAKEKDTDAHNHLQSKDLESEFEKLLDARNIPHNMRDKMRSLDTNIKADFIQKDRTENVTPHSAGGAADSRRGRGNESKEKGSQDRKSSRSRSRSRGFNFGKGSSSPTKKPRPESASFHHRPKSVDFSQPVGVYTTLTPAASTTSLSQVAAVDTAADPSDFVHYLREIQKPEMIEIGKIHKLRLLLRNETVSWVDSFIADGGMHEIVQLLYRIMKVEWRADHEDTLLHEALLCLKGLCTTSVALARLTEIESELFPALLKMLFDEEKKGPSEFTTRSIIINLLFTQLSVAPSGEAAANKAKQLLSYLRDPSPTEENQPVAFIANIYQSRPYRVWCKEVTNVTKEVFWIFLHHLNVIPLAKKSNNDPFTEKPSTDTRPFREQHFPPPRPPVPAAPYVGGVEWDATNYLAAHLDLLNGMIASLPTVDERNQLRDELRASGFEKVMGCSLRTCKEKFYSAVHDCLRTWVAAAADDGWPYTLVREGPPRSSAPGSPTKSPKKPAPGSPKKGFLDEMPPKLELVLDVSNNSPAKSPTTPSSDLRSWL